A part of Tardiphaga sp. vice304 genomic DNA contains:
- a CDS encoding ABC transporter ATP-binding protein has translation MSVDPATAHLRVVSEQPVNTASGINLSGVSKTYGTGDGRVQSLRPLDFHIDEGKFFVVVGPSGCGKSTLLKLISGLLPPTTGEILVDGKKVTEPHGDVGIVFQNALLLPWRNILSNVMLPIDMKKLPREKFLERAKSLLKMVGLEGFENKLPWQLSGGMQQRASICRALVHDPKIMMMDEPFGALDAMTREKMNVELSRIQRQTGKTILLITHSIPEAVFLADKVLVMTERPGGIEAIYDVPLGRDRNLDTMANPVFTELVARVRKHFFTQSALD, from the coding sequence ATGAGCGTGGATCCAGCGACCGCACATCTTCGCGTGGTGTCAGAGCAGCCCGTCAACACGGCGTCGGGGATCAATCTCTCCGGCGTCTCCAAGACCTACGGGACCGGCGACGGCCGCGTGCAGTCGCTGCGTCCGCTGGACTTTCACATCGACGAGGGCAAGTTCTTCGTTGTTGTGGGCCCGTCCGGCTGCGGCAAGTCCACGCTGCTCAAGCTGATCTCGGGGCTGCTGCCGCCGACCACCGGGGAAATCCTGGTCGACGGCAAGAAGGTTACCGAGCCGCATGGCGACGTCGGCATCGTGTTCCAGAATGCGCTGCTGCTGCCGTGGCGCAACATCCTGTCGAACGTGATGCTGCCGATCGACATGAAGAAACTGCCGCGCGAGAAATTTCTCGAGCGGGCAAAATCGCTGCTGAAGATGGTCGGACTCGAGGGCTTCGAGAACAAGCTGCCGTGGCAATTGTCCGGCGGCATGCAGCAGCGCGCCTCGATCTGCCGCGCGCTGGTGCACGATCCGAAGATCATGATGATGGACGAGCCGTTCGGCGCGCTCGATGCCATGACACGCGAGAAGATGAATGTCGAGCTGTCGCGGATCCAGCGGCAGACCGGCAAGACCATCCTGCTGATCACCCATTCGATCCCGGAAGCGGTTTTCCTCGCCGACAAGGTGCTGGTGATGACCGAGCGGCCGGGCGGCATCGAGGCGATCTACGACGTGCCGCTTGGCCGCGATCGCAACCTCGACACCATGGCCAACCCGGTGTTCACCGAACTGGTGGCGCGCGTTCGCAAGCATTTCTTCACCCAGAGCGCGCTGGACTAA
- a CDS encoding ABC transporter substrate-binding protein — protein MLKWITTCSTALIWTAIATATPAAAADKVTLMLNWYVYGEHAPFYYGKAKGIYEAEGIDLDIQEGRGSAATVQAVAAKSVNFGYADVPTMMRAAVKGAPVIATGVLLQTTAMSVMGFVDKNIKKPDDIKGKTVAITPADSMTQIWPLFLKKAGLKESDFKTVAGDGQTKLNAVINGQADLLLGYVMDQSMKIKDATGKDVYPIKFADYGIHLVSSGIVTNTDYAKANADLVKRFMSATTKAVEAASKEPKAAAQSILDANPKGGKIETLTQGFELTIPFYSTPETKGKRPFQVTDQNMKDSVELMVEYGGLEAKAKENPRAFYTNDYLPK, from the coding sequence ATGCTGAAATGGATTACGACCTGCTCGACCGCGCTGATCTGGACCGCGATCGCCACCGCAACGCCGGCGGCCGCCGCCGACAAGGTGACGCTGATGCTGAACTGGTACGTCTACGGCGAGCACGCGCCCTTCTATTATGGCAAGGCCAAGGGCATCTATGAGGCCGAGGGCATCGATCTCGACATCCAGGAAGGCCGCGGTTCGGCCGCGACCGTGCAGGCTGTCGCCGCCAAGTCCGTGAACTTCGGCTATGCCGACGTCCCCACCATGATGCGCGCCGCCGTCAAGGGCGCCCCGGTGATCGCCACCGGCGTGCTGCTGCAGACCACCGCGATGTCGGTGATGGGTTTTGTCGACAAGAACATCAAGAAGCCGGACGACATCAAGGGCAAGACCGTGGCGATCACGCCGGCGGATTCGATGACCCAGATCTGGCCGCTGTTCCTCAAGAAGGCCGGCCTGAAGGAATCCGATTTCAAGACCGTGGCGGGCGACGGCCAGACCAAGCTCAACGCCGTCATCAACGGCCAGGCCGATCTGCTGCTCGGTTACGTGATGGACCAGTCGATGAAGATCAAGGACGCCACCGGCAAGGACGTCTATCCGATCAAGTTCGCCGACTACGGCATTCATCTCGTGTCGTCGGGCATCGTCACCAACACCGATTACGCCAAGGCCAATGCGGATCTCGTCAAGCGCTTCATGTCGGCCACCACCAAGGCCGTCGAAGCCGCGTCGAAGGAGCCGAAGGCCGCCGCGCAGTCGATCCTCGATGCCAACCCGAAGGGCGGCAAGATCGAGACCCTGACCCAAGGATTCGAGCTGACCATCCCGTTCTACTCGACACCGGAAACCAAGGGTAAGCGCCCGTTCCAGGTCACCGACCAGAACATGAAGGATTCGGTCGAGCTGATGGTCGAATATGGCGGCCTGGAAGCCAAGGCCAAGGAAAATCCGAGGGCGTTCTACACCAACGATTACCTGCCGAAGTAA
- a CDS encoding ABC transporter permease, whose translation MIIVAWDLAIRLFNIPAYQIPAPGDVVKVLWTDWPELLSQTWPTTYATIAGFLLSALFGIPIAMLIAGSRTVESYVYPLLVFSQSIPKVAIAPLFVVWFGFGIVPKIIAAFLLGFFPVVVSAVQGFKSVDPDMVDLARAMKGSRFSVFCAVNLPHALPAIFSGLKVSVTLAVVGAVVGEFVGSNSGIGYVLQRSIGTFDLPTMFAALVILALLGVLLFWIVDRIERFTIPWHVSQRADVFIAA comes from the coding sequence ATGATCATCGTGGCCTGGGATCTGGCGATCCGCCTGTTCAACATTCCCGCCTATCAGATCCCGGCGCCCGGCGATGTGGTCAAGGTGCTGTGGACCGACTGGCCGGAGCTGCTGAGCCAGACCTGGCCGACGACCTACGCGACCATCGCCGGCTTCCTGTTGTCGGCGCTGTTCGGCATTCCCATCGCGATGCTGATCGCCGGCTCGCGCACGGTGGAAAGCTACGTCTATCCGCTGCTGGTATTCTCGCAATCGATCCCCAAGGTCGCGATCGCGCCGTTGTTCGTGGTGTGGTTCGGCTTCGGCATCGTGCCGAAGATCATCGCGGCCTTCCTGCTCGGCTTCTTTCCCGTCGTTGTCTCCGCCGTGCAGGGCTTCAAGTCGGTCGATCCCGACATGGTCGATCTGGCGCGCGCCATGAAGGGCAGCCGTTTCAGCGTGTTCTGCGCCGTCAACCTGCCGCACGCGCTGCCGGCGATCTTCTCCGGCCTCAAAGTCTCGGTGACGCTCGCCGTCGTCGGTGCGGTAGTCGGCGAATTCGTCGGCTCCAATTCCGGCATCGGCTATGTGCTGCAGCGCTCGATCGGCACCTTCGATCTGCCGACCATGTTTGCGGCGCTCGTCATTCTTGCGCTGCTCGGCGTCCTGTTGTTCTGGATCGTCGATCGCATCGAACGTTTTACGATTCCCTGGCATGTCAGCCAGCGCGCGGACGTCTTCATCGCCGCTTAG